The following is a genomic window from Halobacterium sp. R2-5.
AGGACGCTGTCGCCATCGTCGCGGACGAGCCCGGGGTCGCGGTCGGCGCCATCGACGCGGTCGCCGAGCGCGCCCGCACCGCAATCGAGGGCGTCCCGGAAGAGACCCGCGGCGCGAACGACGACGGGACCTCGGAGTACCTGCGCCCGCTGCCGGGCGCGGCGCGGATGTACCCCGAGACGGACGTGCCACCGGTCGACCCCGACCCGTCGGAGGTCGAGACACCCGAACTTCTGACGGAGAAGACCGAGCGCTACCGGGACGACTTCGGCCTCGACGCGGGACTCGCCGAGCAGGTGGCGTACGGACGTCGCTGGCCGCTGTTCGAGGAGACGGTCGAGGCGGGCGTGGACGCCACGCTGGCCGCGCAGACGCTGGAGTCGACCGTTACTGAGCTACGCCGCGACGACGTGCCCGTCGAGAACCTCGCCGACGACCACTTCCGCGGCGTGCTCGATCTGGTCGCCGAGGGCGAACTCGCGCAGGAGGGCGTCCCCGAACTGCTGGCGGCGCTCGCCGAACGGCCCGACCGCGAGGCCGGCGAGCTCGCCGAGGAGCTCGGACTCGGCTCCGCGGGCGAGGACGAGGTCCGCGAGGCGGTCGTGGACGTCGTCGAGCGGAACAGCGAGCAGGTCGAAGAAGAGGGCATGGGCGCGTTCTCCGGCCTGATGGGCGAGTGCATGGGCGCGCTCCGCGGGAAGGCGGACGGCGACCTCGTCAGCGAGGTGCTGCGCGAGGAGATCCAGAAGCGCGCCTAACTACTCGTCCGCCAGCTCTTCGAGCAGCGTCTCCAGGTCGTAGCTCTGGAGCGGGCGGGCGGTGTCCTTCTGCCGGGCGATGACGAACGTGGAGTTCGTGCGGTCGACCTCGGGGATGGCCTCGAAGTCCGAGATGAGCCGCTCGACGTCGTCGGAGTGCGGGAGCCGTGCGAGCACCATGAAGTCCGTCTCCCCCATCGTGAAGAACGTCTGCGTGACGCCCTCGACGTCGCTGATCTTCTCGCCGACGTCCTCGTAGCTGCCCTCGTAGGACGTGAGGACTTCGAGGACGACGGTGACGCCGAGGCCGAGTTCGTCGAGGTCGAGGTCGTAGAGGTCGTTCTCGACGACGCCCTGTTCGCGGAGGTTGTTCAGCCGGTAGTGGATCGTGGAGACGGGGATGTCGGTTTCCTCGTGGAGTTCCTCCGGGCTCCCGGTGCCCAGGTCCGAGATGGCCTTCAGGAGGCGCACGTCGCGTTCGTCCATGCGTCACAGCATCGACGGTGGCGAGGATAAGCCTGTGGGAGTCGGCTACAACGTCTCCGCGAGAAAATTGTCTGCGACACCAATGAAAGAACGTTATATTGTTCTCCAATCCAGTGGCAGCAGATTCTTTGAAGAAAACTCTAATATATCTCTGGCTGTTTGTAGAAATATGAGCTACCGACGCCCCCGGTTGGGCGTTTCCCCCGCGGCCGTGATGTTCCTCGCGCTCGCCGCCATCTGGGGGACCTCGTTCCCAGCCATCGAAATCGGGCTGCACACCGTCCCAGCCCTGTCGTTCGCCGCCATCAGGTACAGCGCCGCCGGCCTCATCATCCTCGGGTACGCCGCCCACGTCACCGACCGCTGGCGGCCCCGCGGCACCGAGGAGTGGCTGGCCGTCAGCGTCGCCGGCCTCCTCGTCATCGCCGTCTACCACGGCCTCCTCTACCTCGGGGAGCTCCGCGTCTCCGGCGCCATCGCCGCCATCGTCGTCAGCCTCTCGCCCGTCCTCACCGCCGGGCTGGCGAGCGTCCTCCTCGACACCGACGTCGACCTCGTCGAGGGGCTCGGCCTGCTCGCCGGGTTCGCGGGCGTCTTCATCGTCGCCTCCCCGGGCGGCGGCGGCACCGACCTGCTCGGCGTCGCGCTCGTCTTCGGCGGCGCCGTCGCGTTCGCGCTCGGCGCCGTCCTCGCGCGCCCGCTGTCGACGGACCTCCCGGTCGAGACGATGGAGGCGTGGGCGATGCTGCTCGGCTCCGGCGTGCTCTGGATCGGCGCGGGCGCCCGCGGCGAGTCCCTCGTCGGCGTCGAGTGGACGCTCCCCGCGCTCGCCAGCCTCGCGTACCTCACACTCGTCGCGGGCTGTCTCGGCTTCCTGCTGTACTTCGAGCTGCTCGACCGCATCGGCGCCGCCGAGCTCCACCTCGTCGGCTACCTCGAGCCCGTCGTCGCCGCGCTGATGGCGTGGGCGCTGCTCGGGCAGGTCGTCGGCTCGCAGGCGCTGGCCGGCTTCGCCGCCATCTTCCTCGGGTTCGCGCTGCTCGAACGCGACGTCCTCTTCGAGGCCGCCGTCACCACCGCCGACGCCGTCCGCTCCCACTAGGCGGGACCGTCCCCTACAGTTAACGCGGTCCGTTTCGAACCCCTCGACGTGACCGTCTACTTCGAAGATCTCGACGAGGGCGACGTCCTGGAGTTCGGGACGTACGACGTCACCGAGGCCGAAATCGTGGAGTTCGCCGAGCGGTACGACCCGCAGTGGTTCCACACCCAGCCCGAGCGCGCTCGCGAGGAGTCGCACTTCGGCGACCTCGCGGCCTCCGGCTGGCACACCGCCGCGATGGCGATGCGGCTCGTCGTCGACGGCCACTACAGCGAAGCCGCCGGGCTCGGCGCGCTCGGCATCGAACGCCTGCGCTGGCCGAACCCCACGGTGCCCGGCGACTCGCTGTCCGTCACCGTCGAGATCGTCGAGACCCGACGCTCCGAGAGCGACCCCAGCCGCGGGCTCGTCACCCTCGACCACGTCGTCACGAACCAGGACGGCGAAGTCAAACTGGAGATGTGTCCCACCGTGATGTACGCCTGCCGGAACGTCGAGTGAGACCGCATCCGGGCGAGGATAGCTACAATAGGCTGAATAGCTTCCTCTCACCGAACGGTCCTCCGCCGCCAGCGGCGCGGACGTCTCGGGGAGTCTGGCCGAGACGCGACGACGACGCCCCGACGTTCAAGTGAGAAGACGCGACCACTCCGTCGCGTGCTGGCAGTCGTCGGCGGGAAGGGGGGCAGCGGGAAGACCACCACCGCGCTCGGGGTCGCGGGCGCGCTCGTCGAGCGGCGGCGCCGACCGCTCGTCGTGGACTGCGACCTCGACGCGCCGAACCTCCACCTGCGCGCGGGCGTCCCGCGGGACCCGGGCGTGGACGCCGCCGAAGCCGGGGCCCCCAGCCACGAGTCGCCCGTCGTGCCCGGTGCGGACGTGCTCCCCGCGGGGAGTGCGGACGGCGACGACCTCGACCGCGCGCTCGCCTCGCTGCCCGAGCATCGGCCGGTACTGCTCGACTGCCCCGCGGGCGCCAGTGAGGCCGCCGTGCGTCCGCTGCGCGCGGCCGACGCCTGCCTCGTCGTCGCGACCGACAGCCGCGAGGGCGTCGAGGACGCGGTCAAGACGACGGCGATGGCGCGCGCCGTGAACACGCCAGTGCGGGCGGTCGCCGTCTCGCAGTCGCCGAGGGTCCCCGACGGCCTCGCGGACGCGACTGTCGCGGACGTAATCCCGGTTCCAGCGGCCGGTTCCCCGCTCAGCGCCCGCGAGACGTCCGCTGCGTACGCGACGCTCGCCGGCTACGCGGAGCCCAATACTTAACCTCCGTCCGGCCCCAACGGTGGACGCATGCGCGAGCGGCTCTCCACGGGGGTGGACGTCCTCGACCGGGAACTCGGCGGCGGGGTTCCGGCCGGGACGGTGGTGGCCTACGAGGCCCCGCCGGCGAGTCAGGGAGAGCTGCTGCTGTACGAACTCACGCGCCCGCGGCCCACGCTGTACCTCACCACGAACCGCACCGAGCAGGCCGTCCGCGACGCGTTCGAGGCGACCGACGCCCCGACCGGCGACCCGGAAGTCGGCTACATCCCGGGCGCGGACGCCATCGAGAACGCGCGCCGCGCGTTCCGCAGCGTCCCCCCGGAGTCGACCGTCATCATCGACCCCGCGGACGCTCTCGAACGAGCGGACCGCGGGCGCTACGAGAACTTCCTCAACGAGCTCGGCAACCACATGCGGAACGTCGGCGGCATCGCCGTCCTCCACTGTCTCCACACCGACGACGACCCCGGCCTCCGCGGCACCACCGAGCACATGGCTGACGTCGTGTTCCGGCTGCGCGTCGAGGAGGACAACGACGAACTGGAGACGCGGCTGACCGTCCCGAAGTTCCGCGGCGGGAGCGCGCTCGACTCCTCGATAAAGCTGAACCTGGGCGAGCGCGTGCAGGTCGACACCAGCCGCGACATCGCGTAGCACGAGGCCGAGCGGCCGGGTCGTCGCTACGAACCGCGAGAACCGAGCTTACTCCTCGTCGACGTCGAGCTCTTCGACGATCTCCTCGGCGTCGACGTCGGCGTCTTCGAGGGCGTCCTCGACGTCGCCGAGGTCCTCACCGCCCATACCGCCCATGCCGCCGCCCATCATGCCGGGCATGCCAGCGGGCTGGCCGTCGATGATCTCCTGGACGATGACGCGGTCGATCTCCAGCATGTCGATGATCTGGTTGAGGATCTGGTCCTTGCCCATCATCCACTGCTGGTTGAACTGGAGCTGCGGGGACTGCTCGATGTAGAGCGTCTCCTTCTCGACGGTCTCCGCGGTGGTCTCCGTCTCGCCGTCCTCGCCCTCCTCGGTGACTTCCTCCTCGACCTCGTCGGTCTCGAGGTGCATGTCGAGTTCCGCGTCGAAGTACATCTTCAGGAGGCCGCGGGCCTTCTCGACGGTGTCCTCGACCTCGTCGAGAATCTCGTACTCGTACTCGACGTCCTCGCCGGCGAGCGGGTGGTTGAAGTCGACGCGCGCGCGGCCGCCGATGACGGCCTCGACGTGGCCGTGCTCGCCCTCGATGTCGACGTGAGCGCCCGGATAGCGGTCGTCCTCGGGAATCTTGTTCGCGGAGATCGTGCGAACCTCCTCGTCGTCGTACTCCCCGAACGCCTGCTCGACGACGACCTCGCCGGTGTCGCCGACCTCCTTGCCGACGAGGTCGTCCTCGACGTCCTCGAAGATGTGGCCCTCACCGATGACGATGGTGCGCGGGGAGAAGTCCTGCTCGTCGGTGTCGACGCCCTCCTCCTCGGCGACCTCCTCGTCGGTCGTGTCGACGAGTTCACCGCTGTCGACCGTGTAGGCGGTGTAGGCGAGTTCGACGAAGTCGCCCTCCTGGAGTCCGCCCTGTTCTGCCTCGGATTCGTCGGCCGTCTCGGCCTCACTTTCGTCGCTCATACCAGTACGCACTCCCGTTCCACCCTTAAGAATCACGTTTCGCCGACGCGAGCGGCGGCGAGGCTGGTGCGGTCACCGATTCTCCGTTAAGGACACGAGGGCGTCGTGTCCGGTGAGACGAATCGCTTCGAAGTGGAACGCGTCCGGCCGTACTCCCATCGAGTGGTGGGAAGCGCGACGTTTTTCCGGGGCGGCCGCGAGCACTCGGCCATGTACGAAGTGGAAGTGAAGGTGCCTGCGAGCCACGACGCCGTCCGCGCGGCGCTCGCGGACGCCGGCGCCGAGCCTGCGGGCACGGTCGCGCAGGCGGACACGTACTTCGACGCGCCACACCGCGAGTTCGCGGAGACCGACGAGGCGCTGCGCGTGCGTCGCGTCGCGAACGCTGCCGAGTCCTTCGAGCGAGACCCGGGCGAGAATCTCGGAACAGCTATCGACGCGGTGCTGGACGGCGAGTACCGCGCTGACGGAGAGTCCCGAGTGACGTACAAGGGCCCGCTGCTGGAGGCCGAGTCGAAGACCCGCGAGGAGTTCGAGACGAGCGTCGCCAGCGGCGCCGAGATGCGGGACATCCTCGACCGGCTCGGGTTCGCGCCCGCTGCCACGGTACGCAAGCTCCGCGAGACCCACCACGTGGACGGGTTCGAGGTGCTGCTCGACGCCGTCGAGGACGTCGGCGAGTACGTCGAAGTGGAGACCGAAGTCGAGACGGACGCGGACGTCGAGGCCGCGCGCGAGGACGCGTACGCTCTCCTCCGGGAACTCGGCCTCGACCCCGCGGACCAGATTCGCACCTCCTACCTCGGGCTCAAGCTCGACGGCGCCTGACGGTATGCGCGTAGAGCATATTCTCTCTCCCCGTTCTTTTCGCAAGTTATAGAAGCGGAGGCGGGCAACACTTGCGCAATGACCGAGCGGAACATCCAAGTGCAGTCTCTCGACCGCGGCGCGGTCGAGGACGAGGAAGTCGAAATCGTCGAGCGAAAAGGGCTCGGCCACCCGGACTCCATCTGCGACGGCATCGCCGAACACGTCTGCGAGCGGCTCGCCCGCGAGTACCTCGACCGCGTCGGCGAAGTCCTCCACTTCAACACCGACGAGACCCAGCTCGTCGCCGGCACCGCCGCGCCAGCGTTCGGTGGCGGCGAAGTCATCGACCCCATCTACATCCTCGTCGTCGGACGTGCGACCAGCCACTACGTCGCCGACGACGGCACCGAGTACAACGTCCCCGTCGAATCCATCGCGCTCGACGCAGCCCGCGACTACCTCCGCGAGAACTTCCCGAACCTCGACCTCGAAACCGACGTCATCGTCGACGTCAAACTCGGCGAAGGCTCTGGCGACCTCCAGGAAGTGTTCGTCGAGGACGGCCCCGCCGTCCCGATGGCCAACGACACCAGCTTCGGGGTCGGCCACGCCCCCCTCACGGAGACCGAGCAGGTCGTCTACGAGACCGAACAGTCCCTCAACGGCGACTACGGCGACGCCCACCCCGCCATCGGCGAGGACGTCAAAGTCATGGGGAAACGCGAGGGCGACCACATCGACATCACCGTCGCCGCCGCGCTCGTCGACGCCTACGTCGACGACCTCGAGGACTACAAGGCCGAAGTCGCGGGCGTCCGCGAGCACGTCCACGACCTCGCCACCGACCTCACCGACCGCGACGTCACCGTCCACGTCAACACCGCCGACGACTACGGCGCCGGCTCCATCTACCTCACCACCACGGGTACGAGCGCCGAACAGGGCGACGACGGCAGCGTCGGCCGCGGCAACCGCGCCAACGGCCTCATCACCCCGAACCGCTCGATGAGCATGGAAGCCACCTCCGGGAAGAACCCCGTCAACCACATCGGGAAGATCTACAACCTCGTCTCCACCGAAATCGCCGAGAGCATCGTCGACGACGTCGACGGTATCCGCGACCTCCGCGTCCGCCTACTCTCCCAGATCGGCCGCCCCATCGACCAGCCCCACGTCGCCGACGTCCACGTTGTCACCGAAGACGGCCTCGACGTCGCCGACGTCGAGCTCGACATTCAGGCCATCGTCGACGACGAACTCGCCGCCATCACAGACATCACCCAGCGCGTCATCGACGGCAAACTCGATACCTTCTAAACGACCTTTTGCGCTGCGCGAGCGGCCTTCGGCCGCTCGCTCGGCAAAAGCTCGGCCAAAAGCACTCCTTCTTCGCTCCACTGCGTTCCGCTCAGTCGTCGGCCTGCGCTCACTCGCTTCGCTCGTTCGCGCAGCGAACCGCTCGCCTCGGGCTCGTTCGAGCCACTCGGCTCGCGGATGCCAGTCCTTCGGCTGCGTAGGTTCAAGTACCAGAACGGAACCAACCATGCGCGTGACTTGACGACTGGCGCGAGTCCGGCCGAGACGGGAGCGCGGCGAGCCGGCTCGCACTGCGGAGCCGCCTGCTCGAATCCACCCCGGTCTGCGAGTGTTCCAGCCGCCGGCAGGCGATAGGTGTTTACTGTCGGGTCGGTTTGCTTCGACCATGTTACCGCCCGGTGCGGACGCCGTCGTCGTCCGGCACGGCGACGTCGGCGTGAAGTCGAGTTCGGTGCAGGCCGACATGGAGCGCCGGCTCCGCGACAACCTCGAAGCCATCCTCGACGACCGCGGGATTCCGGGCGACGTCGAACGCGAGTGGGGGCGACTGCTCGTCCGGACGCCCGAGCCCGACGCTGCCGCCGACGCCGCCGCGGACACGTTCGGCGTCGTGTCCGCGAGCCCCGCGGTCTCCGTGCCCGCCGAGATGCGGTCGATTCGCGGTGCGCTCGCGCTGACCGCCCGCGAGTGCTACGACGGCGGGGCGTACGCCGTCGACGCCCGCCGCGTCGGTGACCACGAGTTCACCAGCCACGACGTCAACCGCCTGGGCGGCGACGCGGTCTGGTACGCCGTCGAAGGCGACGTCCGCCCCGAGGTCGACCTCGACGACCCCGACGTCACGTTCTTCGTCGAGGTCCGCGACGACGAGGCGTTCGTCTTCGTGGAGAAGCGCGACGGCGCGGGCGGCCTGCCGCTGGGCAGCCAGAAGCCGCTGGTCGCGCTCGTCTCCGGCGGCATCGACTCCCCGGTCGCGGCGTGGGAGGCGATGAAGCGCGGGTCGCCGGTCGTGCCGCTGTACCTCGACCTCGGGCCGTACGGCGGCCCCGACCACCGCGCCCGCGCCGAGGAGACCGCGCGGCGGCTGTCGGCGTACGCGCCGAACTACGACCTCCGGCTGCGCGTCGCGCCCGCCGGCGACGCGGTCGCGCGCCTCGGCGAGGAAGTCGGTCGCACGCGGATGCTCTCCTACCGCCGGTTCATGTACCGGGTCGCCGAACGTCTCGCCGAGCGCGTCGGCGCGGTCGGCGTCGTCACCGGCGAGTCTCTCGGCCAGAAGTCCAGCCAAACAGCGGGGAACTTCGCGGTCGTCGACCGCGTGACCGACCTTCCGATTCACCGGCCGCTGTTCGCGCTCGACAAACAGGAGATAGTCGCTCGCGCCCGCGACATCGGGACGTACCGGGACTCCACGCTCGACGTCGGCTGCGACCGGCTGGCACCGAGCCAGCCGTTGACGTCGGCGTCGATGGAGAGCGTGCTCGCCGACGAGCCCGACGACCTCTTCGAGTGGGCGCGCGAGGCCGCCGACGCCGTCGAGGTCGCTGGGGAGGTGCCGGCGTGACCCGCGTCTGCATCGTCGGCAGCGACGGCGTCGACCTCCGCACGGACCTGTTCTCGTACGAGACCGCGCGCCAGGCGCTCGCGACCTACGACATCCAGTCGCCGTACGAGAACACGGTCGCCGTCGACACCGTGAGCCTCGGCGCTGCGGTGTCGCTGCTGAACGACCTGAACTGGTATCTCGTTCGGCTCGCCGAGGAGGCGTTCGTCCTCGAACCGTCCGTGGCCGACGACGAGTGGCTCTCCCGGGACCTCGCGGCGGCGGTGCGGGACGGTGACGTGCGCGCGGCCGAGACGGACGCGCGCCTGAAAGTCTACGGCGTCGAGGACGGCGCGCTCGTCGAGCCGATGTATGTCACGCGCGTACAGGGCGAGCGCCCGGACTACGACCTCCGGGACGTCGAGGAGACGGTCGTCGTGCGCGTGACCGACGAGGAGTTCGAGGCGTAGTCAGGCGTCGAAGACGCCCGCCGAGAGGTAGCGCTCGCCGGAGTCCGGGAACACCGTGACGACCAGCGGGCAGTCGTCGTACTCCGGCGACCCGCCGTCCGCGAGCGCGTCCTCGTCGAGGCCGGCGTCCGCGAGGTCGGCCGCATCGAACTCCACGTCCGGGCAGTTCAGCCCGGGTTCGGCGATGCGTTCGGCGACGCGCTCGGCGGCGATGGCGGCGGCGCCGCTGGACTGCCCGACGAGGATGCCCTGCTCGCGGGCGAGCTCGCGGACGCGGGCTTCGGCGTCCTCGACAGCTACGGTCTCGACGGTGTCGACGAGGTCGCGGTCGAGGAGGTCGCTGACGAAGCCCGGCCCCATCCCCTGGAAGTCGTCGTCGCCGGATTCGCCGGTGGAGAGCACGGCGTTGCCCTCGGGTTCGATGGCGACGACCTCCATGTCCGGGTACTCCTCCTTGAGTCGCGTGGCGGTGCCCGTGATAGTACCACCAGTACCGACGCCAGCGACGAACGCGTCGATCTCTCGGCCTTCGACCTGTTCGATGATCTCCGGGGCGGTCGTCCGGTAGTGCGCGCGCGGGTTCGCGGGGTTCTCGAACTGGGAGACGCGGAATCCGCCGTCCTCGGCGGCGATGCGGTCGGCGCGCTCGTTGGCGGTCTCCATGCCTCCCTCGACGAGTTCGAGGTCGGCGCCGTACGCGCGCAGGAGACGGCGGCGCTCCTCGGACATCGACGCGGGCATGACGATGGTGAGGTCGTAGCCGCGCGCGGCGGCGACGACGGCGAGGCCGATGCCGGTGTTCCCGCTGGTGGCTTCCACGAGACGGTCGCCGGGCGAGACGTGCCCCTCGCGTTCGGCGGCGAGCACCATCTCGCGGGCCGGCCGGTCTTTCGCGGACCCGCCGGGGTTGAACGCCTCGAGTTTCACCGCGATCGTCGCGCCCTCGGGAGACGGAACGCGGACGAGCGGTGACCCGATGGCCTCGAGGATGCTGTCCTTCATTGCCGTACTGTAGGAGTCCCCGCAGTAAACCAGTAACGGGACGCGACAGACGCTGCCGGGTTCTCCGCGAGGCGGTCAGCCGGCGGCGTAGACGGCCGCCCAGCGCGGTCCGGCGCGTTCGGCGAGCCACGCGCCGACTGCTGCGAGGGCGACGCTCGCAGCGACGAGACTGATGGCGTGAGCGAGCGGGAGCGGGCCCGACGCCGCGGCGAACGAGACCAGCAGGACGGGGACCACGGGGACGGCGACGCCGACGGTGAACAGCGCGAACCGCCCGGCGTCGAAGAGGAACTCGTTCGGGTCGAAGCCCGCGAGCGCGACGGTGAGCCCGAACAGGTACAGCGATAGGCCGGCGAGCAGCGCGAGGCCGGCAACGGCGTCGGCGGCCGACACGTCGTAGACCGCGAGCACGACCGCGTAGGCGGCTACCGCCGTGGGGAGGCCGGTCAGCAGGAACGCGGTGCGTTTCGCGCGGAACACGTCGAGGACAGCCACCGGCAGCAGCAGGTACTCGCCGACGCCGTCGAACTGCGTGAGCCAGTTGTACGTGGTGAACGCGCTGAGCGCGAGTATCGCGCCGAAGAAGATACCGGGACGGGGCGCGACGCCGACGATTCGCGCGGCGACGTCGACGAGGAACGCGGCGAGCGCGAGCAGGACGCCCGCGGAGACGACCGGCTTGAGAACGCCGCCGCTGGAGCGCGCGAGGTCGAGGAGGGTGCGCGCGACGAGACCGTCGTCGT
Proteins encoded in this region:
- a CDS encoding Lrp/AsnC family transcriptional regulator, whose protein sequence is MDERDVRLLKAISDLGTGSPEELHEETDIPVSTIHYRLNNLREQGVVENDLYDLDLDELGLGVTVVLEVLTSYEGSYEDVGEKISDVEGVTQTFFTMGETDFMVLARLPHSDDVERLISDFEAIPEVDRTNSTFVIARQKDTARPLQSYDLETLLEELADE
- a CDS encoding DMT family transporter; translated protein: MSYRRPRLGVSPAAVMFLALAAIWGTSFPAIEIGLHTVPALSFAAIRYSAAGLIILGYAAHVTDRWRPRGTEEWLAVSVAGLLVIAVYHGLLYLGELRVSGAIAAIVVSLSPVLTAGLASVLLDTDVDLVEGLGLLAGFAGVFIVASPGGGGTDLLGVALVFGGAVAFALGAVLARPLSTDLPVETMEAWAMLLGSGVLWIGAGARGESLVGVEWTLPALASLAYLTLVAGCLGFLLYFELLDRIGAAELHLVGYLEPVVAALMAWALLGQVVGSQALAGFAAIFLGFALLERDVLFEAAVTTADAVRSH
- a CDS encoding MaoC family dehydratase encodes the protein MTVYFEDLDEGDVLEFGTYDVTEAEIVEFAERYDPQWFHTQPERAREESHFGDLAASGWHTAAMAMRLVVDGHYSEAAGLGALGIERLRWPNPTVPGDSLSVTVEIVETRRSESDPSRGLVTLDHVVTNQDGEVKLEMCPTVMYACRNVE
- a CDS encoding AAA family ATPase, whose product is MLAVVGGKGGSGKTTTALGVAGALVERRRRPLVVDCDLDAPNLHLRAGVPRDPGVDAAEAGAPSHESPVVPGADVLPAGSADGDDLDRALASLPEHRPVLLDCPAGASEAAVRPLRAADACLVVATDSREGVEDAVKTTAMARAVNTPVRAVAVSQSPRVPDGLADATVADVIPVPAAGSPLSARETSAAYATLAGYAEPNT
- a CDS encoding transcriptional regulator — translated: MRERLSTGVDVLDRELGGGVPAGTVVAYEAPPASQGELLLYELTRPRPTLYLTTNRTEQAVRDAFEATDAPTGDPEVGYIPGADAIENARRAFRSVPPESTVIIDPADALERADRGRYENFLNELGNHMRNVGGIAVLHCLHTDDDPGLRGTTEHMADVVFRLRVEEDNDELETRLTVPKFRGGSALDSSIKLNLGERVQVDTSRDIA
- a CDS encoding peptidylprolyl isomerase, which translates into the protein MSDESEAETADESEAEQGGLQEGDFVELAYTAYTVDSGELVDTTDEEVAEEEGVDTDEQDFSPRTIVIGEGHIFEDVEDDLVGKEVGDTGEVVVEQAFGEYDDEEVRTISANKIPEDDRYPGAHVDIEGEHGHVEAVIGGRARVDFNHPLAGEDVEYEYEILDEVEDTVEKARGLLKMYFDAELDMHLETDEVEEEVTEEGEDGETETTAETVEKETLYIEQSPQLQFNQQWMMGKDQILNQIIDMLEIDRVIVQEIIDGQPAGMPGMMGGGMGGMGGEDLGDVEDALEDADVDAEEIVEELDVDEE
- the cyaB gene encoding class IV adenylate cyclase, whose amino-acid sequence is MYEVEVKVPASHDAVRAALADAGAEPAGTVAQADTYFDAPHREFAETDEALRVRRVANAAESFERDPGENLGTAIDAVLDGEYRADGESRVTYKGPLLEAESKTREEFETSVASGAEMRDILDRLGFAPAATVRKLRETHHVDGFEVLLDAVEDVGEYVEVETEVETDADVEAAREDAYALLRELGLDPADQIRTSYLGLKLDGA
- a CDS encoding methionine adenosyltransferase; protein product: MTERNIQVQSLDRGAVEDEEVEIVERKGLGHPDSICDGIAEHVCERLAREYLDRVGEVLHFNTDETQLVAGTAAPAFGGGEVIDPIYILVVGRATSHYVADDGTEYNVPVESIALDAARDYLRENFPNLDLETDVIVDVKLGEGSGDLQEVFVEDGPAVPMANDTSFGVGHAPLTETEQVVYETEQSLNGDYGDAHPAIGEDVKVMGKREGDHIDITVAAALVDAYVDDLEDYKAEVAGVREHVHDLATDLTDRDVTVHVNTADDYGAGSIYLTTTGTSAEQGDDGSVGRGNRANGLITPNRSMSMEATSGKNPVNHIGKIYNLVSTEIAESIVDDVDGIRDLRVRLLSQIGRPIDQPHVADVHVVTEDGLDVADVELDIQAIVDDELAAITDITQRVIDGKLDTF
- a CDS encoding tRNA sulfurtransferase, producing MLPPGADAVVVRHGDVGVKSSSVQADMERRLRDNLEAILDDRGIPGDVEREWGRLLVRTPEPDAAADAAADTFGVVSASPAVSVPAEMRSIRGALALTARECYDGGAYAVDARRVGDHEFTSHDVNRLGGDAVWYAVEGDVRPEVDLDDPDVTFFVEVRDDEAFVFVEKRDGAGGLPLGSQKPLVALVSGGIDSPVAAWEAMKRGSPVVPLYLDLGPYGGPDHRARAEETARRLSAYAPNYDLRLRVAPAGDAVARLGEEVGRTRMLSYRRFMYRVAERLAERVGAVGVVTGESLGQKSSQTAGNFAVVDRVTDLPIHRPLFALDKQEIVARARDIGTYRDSTLDVGCDRLAPSQPLTSASMESVLADEPDDLFEWAREAADAVEVAGEVPA
- a CDS encoding DUF5804 family protein → MTRVCIVGSDGVDLRTDLFSYETARQALATYDIQSPYENTVAVDTVSLGAAVSLLNDLNWYLVRLAEEAFVLEPSVADDEWLSRDLAAAVRDGDVRAAETDARLKVYGVEDGALVEPMYVTRVQGERPDYDLRDVEETVVVRVTDEEFEA
- a CDS encoding PLP-dependent cysteine synthase family protein gives rise to the protein MKDSILEAIGSPLVRVPSPEGATIAVKLEAFNPGGSAKDRPAREMVLAAEREGHVSPGDRLVEATSGNTGIGLAVVAAARGYDLTIVMPASMSEERRRLLRAYGADLELVEGGMETANERADRIAAEDGGFRVSQFENPANPRAHYRTTAPEIIEQVEGREIDAFVAGVGTGGTITGTATRLKEEYPDMEVVAIEPEGNAVLSTGESGDDDFQGMGPGFVSDLLDRDLVDTVETVAVEDAEARVRELAREQGILVGQSSGAAAIAAERVAERIAEPGLNCPDVEFDAADLADAGLDEDALADGGSPEYDDCPLVVTVFPDSGERYLSAGVFDA